Proteins from a genomic interval of Flammeovirgaceae bacterium SG7u.111:
- a CDS encoding AraC family transcriptional regulator — MILNRVTFEYRNRTLVEKVTFCPPFRVVKVFQNEGCFIYVKGAKTNLHSQTDTTSIQSKEAVLLRCGTYFVDWLKKTEGTTIEAFAFHLYPDILKELYKKELPALIKQQIGGDRIKKIIPENTLSKFVENLDFYFENPSLVNDDLLELKIKELILLLVQTKNAQSILQLLEDLFSPKVANIKEVVHAHLFSNLSVEDLAKLSNLSLSSFKRDFKKIFNDSPANFINHQRIEKAKELLRTSQLSISEVAYETGYADPGYFARLFKSKTGLSPSDFRTNSL; from the coding sequence ATGATTCTTAACCGAGTAACTTTTGAATACCGCAACCGAACTTTAGTAGAAAAGGTAACGTTTTGCCCACCCTTTAGGGTCGTAAAAGTCTTCCAAAATGAGGGATGTTTTATTTATGTAAAGGGAGCAAAAACCAATCTCCATTCTCAGACAGATACGACAAGCATACAGAGCAAAGAGGCGGTGCTATTGCGGTGCGGAACCTATTTTGTAGATTGGCTAAAAAAAACTGAAGGCACTACCATCGAAGCTTTTGCCTTCCACCTGTACCCCGATATTTTAAAAGAGTTATACAAAAAAGAGCTTCCTGCGCTGATCAAACAACAAATCGGTGGGGATCGGATCAAAAAGATCATTCCTGAAAATACACTTTCAAAGTTTGTAGAAAACCTCGACTTCTATTTTGAAAACCCAAGCTTGGTCAACGATGATTTGCTGGAGCTAAAAATAAAAGAGCTTATCTTACTCTTGGTACAAACTAAAAATGCCCAATCCATTCTCCAACTGCTAGAAGATTTGTTCAGCCCAAAAGTCGCTAATATCAAAGAGGTGGTTCACGCCCACCTCTTTTCCAACCTTTCGGTCGAGGACTTGGCGAAGCTCAGCAACCTTAGCCTATCATCTTTCAAAAGAGATTTTAAGAAAATATTCAACGACTCTCCCGCCAACTTTATCAACCACCAACGTATTGAAAAAGCCAAAGAGCTCTTACGGACTAGCCAGCTTTCCATTAGCGAGGTTGCCTACGAAACAGGCTACGCCGACCCCGGCTATTTTGCCCGGTTGTTCAAAAGTAAAACAGGGCTGTCCCCTTCCGATTTTCGTACTAACTCCCTCTGA
- a CDS encoding putative sulfate exporter family transporter: MSLSQKQISGIYLCIIALCLFPFISPALALGLGLVLSFFGLKHKKSSNYTTLSLQASIVLMGFGMNLSQVVTASKGGFLVTAVSVFFVLGMGFLLTKLLKVDGKTGLLISAGTAICGGSAIAAVSPILNAKNSQVSFALIVVFILNAIALVVFPAIGHYFNMSQETFGTWAAIAIHDTSSVVGAGATYGAEALEIATTVKLIRALWIVPVALLITFVQKEKTSGKVKIPWFIGLFLLSIVVAHFFPSQQEAFGHLNWLGKRGMVVAIFLIGSNISLAEAKNAGAKTFVLGVLLWILIAAASFLMLTSVG, from the coding sequence ATGAGCCTTAGTCAAAAACAAATCAGTGGGATTTACCTCTGTATTATTGCCCTTTGCCTTTTCCCGTTTATCAGTCCTGCCCTAGCCTTGGGGCTTGGCTTAGTACTATCATTTTTTGGATTAAAGCATAAGAAAAGCTCAAATTATACGACCTTATCCCTGCAAGCTTCCATTGTACTGATGGGCTTCGGCATGAACTTGAGTCAAGTAGTTACAGCATCGAAAGGAGGCTTTTTGGTGACGGCAGTTTCTGTATTCTTTGTCCTAGGAATGGGTTTTTTATTGACCAAGCTCCTGAAAGTAGATGGTAAAACGGGCTTACTGATATCGGCAGGAACAGCTATTTGCGGAGGAAGTGCCATCGCGGCGGTTTCCCCCATCCTCAATGCCAAAAACTCTCAAGTTTCTTTTGCGCTAATAGTAGTTTTTATCTTGAATGCTATTGCTTTGGTCGTGTTTCCTGCCATAGGCCATTACTTCAACATGAGCCAAGAAACCTTTGGCACGTGGGCGGCTATCGCCATTCACGATACCAGCTCAGTGGTGGGGGCAGGGGCTACCTACGGGGCAGAAGCGCTGGAAATAGCCACTACAGTCAAATTGATACGAGCACTTTGGATAGTACCAGTAGCACTGCTCATTACCTTTGTCCAAAAAGAAAAAACAAGTGGAAAAGTGAAGATTCCTTGGTTTATAGGTCTTTTCCTCCTCAGCATAGTTGTTGCCCATTTTTTCCCCTCACAGCAAGAGGCTTTTGGGCACCTCAATTGGTTGGGGAAAAGAGGAATGGTTGTCGCCATTTTCCTTATCGGCTCAAACATCTCCTTAGCTGAAGCTAAAAATGCAGGTGCAAAAACATTTGTGCTGGGTGTACTACTCTGGATATTGATAGCTGCTGCCTCATTTTTGATGCTGACTAGTGTAGGCTGA
- a CDS encoding sulfotransferase family protein: MNKTPTKRICLWSGPRNISTALMYSFAQRNDTQVFDEPLYAHYLSQTAAKEYHPGAEEILATMENDGQKVVEMMMGEQEKPVVFFKNMTHHLLGLDKGFMKDAVNVMLTRDPVEMLPSFGKVIENPSMLDVGYELHAELLDYFEENGITPIVLESKRLLLDPEGVLKRFCKLAEIPFERSMLQWEAGARPEDGSWAKYWYASVHQSTRFAEYKPKTEPFPERLKPLLAKCQPYYERLMKLAI; the protein is encoded by the coding sequence ATGAATAAAACACCTACAAAAAGAATTTGCCTCTGGTCGGGCCCTCGGAATATTTCCACCGCCCTTATGTATTCCTTTGCCCAGCGAAACGATACCCAAGTGTTTGACGAGCCACTTTATGCGCATTACCTCAGCCAAACGGCGGCAAAAGAATATCACCCTGGAGCGGAAGAAATATTGGCAACCATGGAAAATGATGGGCAAAAAGTGGTGGAAATGATGATGGGCGAGCAGGAAAAACCGGTGGTATTTTTCAAGAATATGACCCATCATTTGTTGGGCTTGGACAAAGGTTTTATGAAGGATGCGGTGAACGTGATGCTCACCCGCGACCCCGTGGAAATGCTCCCATCTTTTGGGAAGGTGATTGAAAACCCTTCCATGTTGGATGTGGGCTATGAGCTACATGCTGAGTTACTCGATTACTTTGAAGAAAATGGAATTACCCCCATTGTGTTAGAATCCAAGCGCTTGTTACTCGATCCCGAAGGGGTGCTCAAACGCTTTTGCAAACTTGCCGAAATTCCTTTCGAACGTAGCATGTTGCAATGGGAAGCGGGGGCTCGCCCCGAAGATGGCTCTTGGGCAAAGTATTGGTACGCCAGCGTCCACCAGTCTACAAGGTTTGCTGAATACAAACCCAAAACTGAACCCTTTCCCGAAAGGCTGAAACCGTTGTTAGCCAAATGCCAACCCTATTATGAAAGGTTGATGAAGTTGGCTATTTGA
- a CDS encoding glycoside hydrolase family 28 protein: MKYPENMKQLWIAFALLSLILACNRTSTTGKVEKVVVIKEDTPWGEEVFTIPTFKEDIFTITDYDAKERAENNQVFIQAAIDACHANGGGVVLVPAGTWATSYLDMKSNVNLHLVEGAALSFLDDIELYNTPTFTRWEGIECMNFHPLIYARDAENMAVTGKGKIIGNGKKWWAHAKGTQKGSLAKLYDQVEANVAPEERNCLAFSPTSYLRPSLIQFINCKNVLLDSVEIGSGPMWTVHLVYCENVVAQNLKVITNGVNNDGIVPDASKKVLINNCFFSTGDDCIVIKSGLNEDGWRVGKASERIVIKDCKTEHGHGGVVIGSEMSGGVRNIYAYNCDFSQTQRGLRVKSMKGRGGVVENLWFKDIRMDNIEDEAIRINLDYGASSITPRTDSLPIFRNFHFENIKSVNSNYCVRITGSPEINIEGLTFVNLEMQGKYGIHMNNVENTTFTSAKIEVEKDMPLVIKDSQRISFDSTTFTANSTTMVKLVGKKNEDITFKNSNASTFEVPFEEEEKSNISIQ, encoded by the coding sequence ATGAAATACCCAGAAAATATGAAACAACTGTGGATAGCGTTCGCCCTGCTTTCATTGATACTCGCATGTAACCGCACAAGTACAACAGGTAAAGTTGAAAAAGTGGTGGTAATAAAGGAAGATACGCCTTGGGGCGAAGAAGTTTTCACTATTCCCACTTTTAAAGAAGATATATTTACCATAACAGATTACGATGCCAAGGAGCGCGCTGAAAACAACCAAGTGTTCATCCAAGCGGCCATAGATGCTTGCCATGCAAATGGAGGAGGAGTGGTGTTGGTTCCAGCGGGCACTTGGGCAACTTCTTACCTAGACATGAAATCTAATGTTAATCTGCATTTGGTAGAAGGCGCAGCTCTTTCTTTTTTGGATGATATCGAGCTTTACAATACGCCTACCTTCACCCGATGGGAAGGGATCGAATGTATGAATTTCCATCCGTTGATCTACGCAAGAGATGCAGAGAATATGGCTGTAACTGGAAAGGGTAAGATCATAGGAAATGGAAAAAAATGGTGGGCACATGCGAAAGGAACTCAAAAAGGGAGTCTTGCGAAACTCTACGACCAAGTGGAAGCAAATGTAGCTCCCGAAGAACGAAACTGCTTAGCTTTTAGCCCTACATCTTATTTAAGACCTTCGCTTATTCAGTTCATCAATTGCAAAAATGTATTGTTAGACAGCGTGGAAATTGGGTCGGGTCCAATGTGGACGGTTCATTTAGTTTACTGTGAAAATGTGGTGGCTCAAAACCTAAAAGTCATTACCAACGGGGTGAATAATGATGGAATAGTACCTGATGCTTCCAAAAAAGTGCTGATCAACAATTGCTTTTTCTCTACTGGCGATGACTGCATCGTGATCAAATCGGGCTTGAACGAAGACGGATGGAGAGTAGGGAAAGCGAGTGAACGTATCGTCATTAAAGATTGTAAAACGGAACACGGGCATGGAGGTGTCGTGATTGGCAGCGAAATGTCGGGCGGGGTGAGAAATATCTATGCCTACAACTGCGACTTTAGTCAAACCCAACGAGGGCTTCGGGTAAAATCGATGAAAGGAAGAGGTGGAGTAGTGGAGAACCTTTGGTTCAAAGACATTCGAATGGATAATATAGAAGATGAAGCTATCCGAATCAACCTAGATTATGGTGCAAGTTCCATCACACCAAGAACCGATAGCTTGCCTATATTTAGAAATTTTCATTTTGAAAACATTAAATCGGTCAACTCCAACTACTGTGTGAGGATTACAGGTTCGCCCGAAATTAATATAGAAGGTTTGACTTTCGTTAATTTGGAAATGCAAGGTAAGTACGGCATTCACATGAATAATGTGGAAAATACTACTTTTACTTCTGCAAAAATAGAAGTGGAAAAAGATATGCCTTTGGTGATCAAAGATTCGCAGCGTATCAGTTTTGATAGCACTACTTTTACGGCAAACTCAACTACCATGGTCAAGTTGGTAGGCAAAAAAAATGAAGATATTACCTTTAAAAACTCAAATGCATCGACATTTGAAGTGCCTTTTGAAGAGGAGGAAAAGTCTAATATCAGTATTCAGTAA
- a CDS encoding Ig-like domain-containing protein, translated as MSMKRGFSNRYNFLPLVLFSLIFLFNCSNSDDGVPPPNDSPTAVDDVLTVDENSTAGTANQVIVSANDDIGDDGGSGDDYSVLTDPSNGTVSEISDGVFEYVPNANFSGSDSFTYKITDNNGDSDKATVNITVNEVGPTAEDFNNIDPNLPSFVSIENTTPDGKKWVKLESMSDEFDAWDSNKWFKSTWNYGVPVFMTDANTNSGVSDGNLWIKATLNESNPDDRWFQTARIHSKAETSYPMYTEARIKSAHISAYTTYWLNNGDINNRDEIDIIENNSNPSCGCQPDFPLQMNSQYFHADASKTPGTIRDEDNFHQDGLSDVNPLKGVKWNEDYHTFGVWWKDSKNIQFYLDGEPAGSVVVGHDRSGQTYEGREFTRDLEIIFDLWTNEADWLGGLPLKTDLGDDATNTMKVDWVRTWKLEDE; from the coding sequence ATGAGCATGAAAAGAGGCTTTTCAAACAGGTATAACTTCCTTCCATTAGTACTATTCTCACTTATATTCCTATTCAATTGCAGTAATTCGGATGATGGTGTTCCTCCTCCAAACGACAGCCCGACAGCGGTGGATGATGTATTGACAGTTGATGAAAACAGTACCGCAGGAACGGCAAATCAGGTTATTGTTTCTGCAAATGACGACATAGGTGATGATGGAGGAAGTGGAGATGATTACAGTGTATTGACCGACCCTAGTAATGGCACTGTTTCAGAAATAAGCGATGGTGTATTTGAATATGTGCCAAATGCGAATTTTAGCGGATCGGATAGCTTTACCTACAAGATTACAGACAACAATGGCGATAGCGACAAGGCAACGGTAAACATCACTGTAAATGAGGTGGGGCCAACGGCTGAGGATTTTAACAATATCGATCCAAACCTCCCCTCTTTTGTTTCTATAGAAAACACAACTCCCGACGGGAAAAAGTGGGTGAAGCTCGAAAGCATGTCCGACGAGTTTGATGCTTGGGACAGCAACAAATGGTTTAAGTCAACTTGGAACTATGGTGTCCCTGTTTTTATGACAGATGCTAACACGAACTCTGGAGTATCCGATGGAAATTTATGGATAAAGGCAACACTTAATGAAAGTAACCCCGACGACAGGTGGTTTCAAACTGCAAGAATCCATTCAAAAGCGGAAACAAGCTACCCCATGTACACGGAGGCTAGGATTAAATCAGCCCATATTTCTGCTTATACTACCTACTGGCTGAACAATGGAGATATAAATAATAGAGATGAGATTGATATTATTGAAAACAACTCTAACCCTTCTTGTGGCTGTCAGCCAGATTTTCCTTTGCAGATGAATTCTCAATATTTCCATGCAGATGCTAGCAAAACACCAGGAACTATTAGGGATGAAGACAACTTCCATCAAGATGGTTTGTCGGATGTTAACCCGCTGAAAGGTGTAAAATGGAACGAAGATTACCATACGTTTGGCGTATGGTGGAAAGATTCGAAAAACATTCAATTTTACCTCGATGGAGAACCTGCCGGTAGCGTAGTAGTAGGTCACGACAGATCTGGACAAACCTATGAGGGGCGTGAGTTTACAAGAGATTTGGAAATCATTTTTGATTTGTGGACAAACGAAGCCGACTGGCTTGGAGGGCTTCCTCTTAAAACCGATTTGGGGGATGATGCTACCAATACCATGAAAGTTGATTGGGTAAGGACATGGAAGCTAGAGGATGAGTAG
- a CDS encoding aminotransferase class IV produces MVHGTHNALADERNAAIKIYINGELLPRNDAKISVFDSGYLVGDGVWEAFRLHEGVLVFLDEHLNRLWQAAATVGMKLDFTKEEITERIWETLRANDMHDHVHVRLMVTRGIKKTPSQDPRLTISGPNVVIIAEHKQASQESKQKGITLFTSTIRRGSPDYLDPRLNCHSKLHEVQALVQAIEAGADEALMLDIHGFVATCNATNFFMVKNGEVWTSTGQYCMNGITRGKVIEACERFGILCHQKNFSLFDLYGADEAFVTGTFGGLTPVTKVDGRVIGEGTYGEMTQKLSELYDGLIKEEVAK; encoded by the coding sequence ATGGTACATGGAACGCACAATGCATTGGCAGACGAACGCAATGCAGCTATCAAGATATATATAAATGGGGAATTGCTCCCCCGCAACGATGCTAAGATTTCCGTTTTCGACAGCGGCTATTTGGTAGGAGATGGGGTTTGGGAAGCCTTCAGGTTGCACGAAGGCGTATTGGTCTTCTTGGATGAACACCTCAACAGACTGTGGCAAGCAGCGGCAACGGTCGGGATGAAGCTAGATTTTACCAAAGAAGAAATTACGGAGCGGATTTGGGAAACCCTCCGTGCCAATGATATGCACGACCACGTGCATGTACGACTGATGGTGACCCGCGGCATCAAAAAAACACCTTCCCAAGATCCTCGACTCACTATTTCTGGCCCTAACGTGGTGATTATTGCCGAGCACAAACAAGCCTCCCAAGAAAGCAAGCAAAAGGGCATCACGCTGTTTACCAGTACCATCCGAAGAGGCTCGCCCGATTACCTCGATCCACGGCTCAACTGCCACAGCAAATTGCACGAGGTGCAAGCCTTGGTGCAGGCGATAGAAGCTGGGGCTGACGAAGCGTTGATGTTGGACATCCACGGCTTTGTTGCTACTTGCAACGCTACCAACTTTTTTATGGTGAAAAATGGGGAGGTTTGGACTTCCACGGGGCAATATTGCATGAACGGAATCACACGGGGAAAGGTGATAGAAGCTTGCGAGCGGTTTGGGATTCTTTGCCACCAAAAGAACTTTTCCCTCTTCGACTTGTACGGAGCAGACGAAGCTTTTGTAACAGGCACGTTCGGAGGGCTCACGCCCGTGACCAAGGTGGACGGAAGGGTGATAGGAGAAGGAACGTATGGAGAAATGACCCAAAAGCTAAGTGAATTGTACGATGGTTTGATAAAAGAAGAAGTAGCGAAATAA
- a CDS encoding LysR family transcriptional regulator, whose protein sequence is MDYRDKVFLAVAENLSFSKAANELFISQPAVTKHIKELENKLSSTLFERKGNKIYLTKAGKVTYNYLKKIKQQYEELEFELGRVNDTFKGLLRIGASSTISQYLIPKVIAAFHKRYPSIEIFLFNGNSFEMERRLLENEIDMALVESETSQANIKYIDFLSDEIVAVTGSNSVYAKLNSITLADFQEIPIVLREKGSGTLEVIQKSLVKQQINLDKLNILIHLGSTESIKTFISECDGLALVSEKSIEKELMLKQLKKVSVKGLSFNRQFRIAIRQGQESKTSKLFIDFLTRYNL, encoded by the coding sequence ATGGATTATAGGGACAAGGTCTTTTTGGCTGTAGCGGAAAATCTAAGCTTTTCAAAAGCTGCAAATGAGCTGTTCATTAGCCAGCCTGCGGTGACCAAGCATATAAAGGAACTAGAAAACAAGCTGAGCAGTACTCTTTTTGAAAGAAAAGGGAATAAAATATACCTGACCAAGGCGGGGAAAGTTACCTATAACTACCTGAAGAAAATAAAGCAACAATACGAGGAGTTGGAATTTGAACTAGGCAGGGTGAACGATACGTTTAAGGGCTTGCTTCGGATTGGGGCAAGCTCTACCATTTCCCAATACCTTATCCCCAAAGTAATTGCCGCATTTCATAAGCGATACCCCTCCATCGAGATCTTTCTGTTCAATGGAAACTCCTTCGAAATGGAACGTAGATTACTTGAAAATGAGATTGATATGGCACTGGTGGAAAGTGAGACTTCCCAAGCAAATATCAAATATATCGACTTCCTTTCCGATGAGATAGTAGCGGTGACGGGCAGTAACAGCGTGTATGCCAAGTTGAATTCCATCACCCTCGCCGACTTCCAAGAAATCCCCATTGTGCTACGCGAGAAAGGGTCAGGCACACTTGAAGTCATTCAGAAATCCTTGGTCAAACAACAAATCAACCTCGATAAATTGAACATCCTCATCCATTTGGGCAGCACCGAATCCATCAAGACTTTTATAAGTGAGTGCGATGGGCTGGCATTGGTCTCAGAGAAATCTATCGAGAAGGAATTGATGCTGAAGCAGCTTAAGAAAGTTTCCGTCAAAGGACTGAGCTTCAACCGACAGTTTCGTATTGCCATAAGGCAAGGGCAGGAAAGCAAAACGTCAAAGTTGTTTATTGATTTTTTGACTAGGTATAACTTATAG
- a CDS encoding oxidoreductase → MAGFDIKNAPPQKGRIAIVTGANIGVGYETSLALAGKGMKVVMACRNLEKAEKAKESIAQKAHNADLDIIQLDLNSLQSVREFAEAYSAIHNRLDLLINNAGIMVPPFAQTEEGFESQMGVNYFAHFALTQLLLPVLSGTEGSRVVSLSSLAHKRATIDFDNLNSEKSYSKMGAYGQSKLACLLFAYELQRRLAAAGSQTISVAAHPGVSETNLGQHLSAVGKLLWAAFSPFMMHKPKQATMPSLYAALAEEVKGGGYVGPTGFKEMKGTPGKVQSNSISHDKAVAQKLWEVSEKLTKTKFQLR, encoded by the coding sequence ATGGCTGGATTTGATATAAAAAATGCCCCTCCTCAAAAAGGCAGAATCGCTATAGTAACTGGAGCAAATATTGGTGTGGGTTATGAAACATCTCTTGCCTTGGCAGGCAAAGGCATGAAAGTGGTGATGGCTTGCCGAAACCTCGAAAAAGCAGAAAAGGCTAAAGAAAGTATAGCGCAAAAAGCACACAACGCTGATTTGGACATCATCCAGCTTGACCTCAACTCATTGCAATCGGTGCGGGAATTTGCAGAGGCGTATTCGGCTATCCACAACCGCCTCGACCTACTGATAAACAATGCGGGGATAATGGTGCCTCCTTTTGCCCAAACCGAAGAAGGCTTTGAAAGCCAAATGGGGGTGAATTATTTCGCACATTTTGCCCTCACACAATTGCTGCTGCCAGTGCTCAGCGGCACCGAAGGTTCAAGGGTGGTTTCCCTCAGTAGCCTCGCACACAAAAGAGCAACGATCGATTTTGATAACTTGAACAGTGAAAAAAGCTACTCGAAAATGGGCGCTTATGGACAAAGTAAATTAGCCTGTCTCCTATTCGCCTACGAGCTGCAACGACGGTTGGCAGCAGCAGGCAGCCAAACTATTTCGGTGGCAGCCCACCCCGGTGTTTCCGAAACAAACCTTGGCCAGCATTTGTCCGCTGTGGGTAAGTTGCTCTGGGCCGCATTTAGCCCATTTATGATGCACAAACCCAAGCAGGCAACCATGCCCTCGCTTTATGCTGCCTTAGCCGAAGAGGTAAAAGGTGGAGGCTACGTGGGACCAACAGGTTTTAAAGAAATGAAAGGCACACCGGGAAAGGTACAATCCAATAGCATTTCACACGACAAAGCCGTAGCCCAAAAGCTTTGGGAAGTCTCCGAAAAGTTGACAAAAACGAAATTCCAACTGAGATAA